From the genome of Gracilinanus agilis isolate LMUSP501 chromosome 2, AgileGrace, whole genome shotgun sequence, one region includes:
- the LOC123234584 gene encoding mitochondrial import inner membrane translocase subunit Tim23-like, whose product MEGNGGNSNRSSGGLTGFFGGSSGGPSYSNADLAGVPLTGMSPLSPYLNVDPRYLLQDTDEFILPTGANKTRGRFELAFFTIGGCCITGAAFGAMNGLRLGLKETQKMFWSKPRNVQILNMVTRQGALWANTLGSLALLYSAFGVVIEKTRGAEDDINTVAAGTLTGMLYKCSGGLRGVARGGLTGLTLTSLYALYNNWERLKGSVTQESL is encoded by the coding sequence ATGGAAGGCAACGGAGGCAACAGCAACAGGAGCTCTGGAGGCCTGACTGGGTTCTTCGGTGGGAGCAGCGGCGGGCCGAGTTACTCGAATGCAGATCTGGCCGGAGTTCCTCTCACTGGTATGAGCCCTCTGTCTCCGTACTTAAATGTGGATCCCAGATATCTTCTACAGGACACAGATGAGTTTATTTTACCCACGGGAGCCAATAAAACACGGGGCAGGTTTGAATTGGCCTTTTTTACCATTGGAGGATGCTGTATAACAGGAGCCGCATTTGGAGCCATGAATGGTTTAAGACTGGGACTGAAGGAAACACAAAAAATGTTCTGGTCCAAGCCAAGAAATGTACAGATTCTGAATATGGTAACCAGGCAGGGAGCACTCTGGGCGAATACTCTGGGCTCTCTGGCACTGCTCTACAGTGCATTTGGTGTTGTCATAGAAAAAACCCGAGGTGCAGAAGATGACATCAATACAGTAGCAGCTGGGACCCTGACtggaatgttatataaatgttcagGTGGTCTTCGTGGAGTAGCAAGAGGTGGTCTGACAGGGCTAACCCTTACTAGCCTCTATGCCTTATATAATAACTGGGAGCGCCTGAAAGGTTCCGTGACCCAAGAGTCCCTTTAG